A region of the Pempheris klunzingeri isolate RE-2024b chromosome 6, fPemKlu1.hap1, whole genome shotgun sequence genome:
gtGCAAAGGCATGCAagcttttcctgtttttggtgttttccACAGATTGCCTGGTAGAGTGGATTGAATCATTGAATCTGGTATTTCATGTATCTAGTTTAGTCTCAGTCATTCTGCCAAATGGCCTAAATATTCTGGGTTTGCATATTAACTTGCCTTTAAAGGAATCCCTCTCATTTAGAAGAGATTTTGGGGAAAGCCGTGTCTAATCTGACATAAAACTCTTCCTGTTTCTGGGGTTTCTCAACAAATTAGCTTCGCTCCCTGAGAAAATGTTTCTACATGCAGAAAAGCCTCTTTGTAAACCTAAATATCATGTCATACGCAATCTGGTTCATAAATATTTACTCGAGAAAGTGCATCCCTTGCATTTTAGTCCCTCTCAAGTGGAGGGCCTGATGGTTGGAGAGACACAGCATCATGACTTgagacttctttttttaaattttccacAGAAAAACCACTCACCATTTCCTCTGGTTTTCAGCCTTCTGGGTAACATTTCTGACAAtgtaacaatgaaaaaaagacaattattattttttttacaatgagttagatgagaaggtcgacaatataataatatctgcatggtaaatatgaagctagagccaacagctgattagcttatcttagcttagcctGATTTGTCCATATTCAAAAATATGGATACCAGCAATTCAAAAACTCTTAGTGAGTTTTTGAATTGCTGGTATCCATTAACATGatacatctcatttgtttaatttgtccCAAAATGAATTTCTTGACAGACAACCAACAGCTGATCTCTCCAGGAAATAAGAGGACGGTGATTAAAAAGATCTCTTGTCAAATTAGTTTTACACCAGCTACATgatatgtataaataaatgtactaaaCCTGCAGGCAGAGAAGTATTCCAGCCAGGGAGTCTTTGATGTTCGGCTCTAGAGGAGGCAACGTTGTTGTCGTAGTTTTCATCTATCGCCATGTcaaaaacttttaattaaatcatGTGGTTTGTAagcaaatacctgcaaaacttcTGACATTCCCATTAGCCTCAGCATGACaacagcatgttagcatgctgacgtcAGCATTTACCTCAAAGCACCACTGAAGCTTCGCAGAAGCACTAACATttagactcttagtcttgttttaaTCTGTCCTTGAATTTTATATAAATGCAATGATAAGTTACTGGAgaaccaaaacatttttaatggtaTTGCAAATGCAAAGTACTATGAATCAGATCAATACAGATACAATTTGCCACAAAGCAACTATTGCAAGTGCAATTATTTCTGGACCCATCCAAATCCTGAAGCTGTTTTTTCAAACAATAATTTTTATCATGCACTGTTTTCTGGTTCCTCTCAACCATCCTTCCTGCAGAGGTTTTCAGCAAGCTCTATATTCTTCTGGCCATGAGACACATTTAGTTGAGCTGTTATTTTAAGAAAATACCACCCGAAGCTTGTCCTTGAGGGAAGCACATGACCTCTCACTCATCCCCTTAGAGGGAAACCACCCAGCTCTGACAGTCCTTCCTATATGAGTGTCTTCAATCTTCAACAAGAGTTCCCATGTATTGGGCCTCCCAGCGGATGTTAATATATCACCACTGAGTTTGCGGTCTGACCTTTGACTCTGAGAAGTTTCAACTGTGCGTCAAGCCGAGCAGCAGGGTCAGAGCAGACACACTCCCAGCAGGTGAGGTGGATCAAACAATTTCCCTTCATCCCAGaactttttaaaatctggagatgtgttttgttttttgttttgcagtttgttttgtgtgttttgaatgtcTGACATCCTTTGATTTTCTCCACTTCAagcctcctctctttttctcaagGCTGCAGAACTGATCTTCAGCAAAGAAGTGTGACAGCTGCATTGGCTTCACTGCATCCTAAACCCCACGGCCTTGAATTTCCAAACAGACCTCGTCATGATGGAGACGGAGCAAATGGCTGGGACTGGGAGTTGTCCTGCCCCGGGCCAAACTCCTGTCAGGACCTGGCTCTCCTCAAGCACAAGAGGTACAAACGTTCGGCTGCTGTTGACTGTCAGGATTGGATGTCAGACAAAAACTAAGCTCAGAGTCGTACCTTTTGACAGAAGCTATTACCCATGACCGAAGAGAAACCTTTAAAAACCTGCTTCTTACCAATTGGACATGGTTAGCAATGAACAACATTACAACAGAGTAAATTTTATCTGATCAGAAACGGattatttcagcattttatcTTATGCTTCTGTAGCCTATTTTTGTTAAAACCTTTGGAATAGAAAGATTTGCTATCTGAGATTTTAAATCCAACAGGATAAAACATCTCAGAAGACACAGTTGAAGAGCAAATATTCAATAACAACTCTTTTTCAAAAGTAATCTATTAGGGTTTCACAAGTAACTACAATTTAATTCTAGAAAGTGTTAAGGTGACTGGACTTAGACTGTCACTATGCAGAGTTCCTTCCAAAATGAAGCCAAAGCCAAAAATTGGGAACATTTCCACTGACTTCCATCTTTAAAATTCCCTTCACCTTCTGTCTGAAGACATTGCTAAAATTAGGGCGTCTCTTGTGAGTCTCCAAACTTCTCCTAACCCCTTTAACTAATAACAGAGGATTCACTCAAGTGAATTTGTTTGTAAAGGACCGCCTTTTGTTTTAGTCTGGTGGCACAACCAATGACACATCATGGTGATTGAATATATCACTTTAAAGCAGTCTGTATACTGTACAAGTGTTTCTAAATACTGCTGGTTAAACACAGTATGTCCCCTGGTCTGATCTGTGACAGTGAGTTTGTTAATATCTAATGGGAAATGGCAGCGTTTTCAGGTAACGCTGTAtgttttgttcttcttcctTGTTCCTCCTTCATGCACCTTGGAGGGTGTCCAGCTGTTCCAGCTGTTTGAGAAACACTGTTGATATAATTTGTTAAGTTATGGTATACAGTAGTGTCTTACTGGAAATCCTTCATATGTGTCCAACTTGAGAAAGCTTTCATGTCAAATGGATAAAAGTCTGGTGCGAATTACAGCTGAATGTTTCTCCAAAACCACCAATATTTACACATTTCCATTTGCAGCTGGTTTGTCAACAAAGCTGCTTTctcttgtctgtgtctgtcagttttaaaaatacaaatctacattgaaatgttgatctgatctctctctcttttgcacAGCCGTGTTAACTATTAGCCAATCATGAGCAATGATGGTTTTATGAGAGTGTGATCACTCTGAGTGAGACTATATTCCATTTCTGCACCTATAAAAACCACTGTAAAACTACTGTAGTTCAACTTGAATGATGAAATACTGGAGAAAGGATTGCAAAAGCAAATAAAGCATCCTGAAATCAGATGCGGTGTTCTTTTCTTACTGTGGTTGCTAAGTCAGCTAATCAAGTTTATATATAGTATACAACATCTTACAAAATACTTTAGTAGAGAagataatgtaaatgtaaacgGACCAGACACAAAAGTTTAAAACTCACCACTGGTCATTGTAAAGACATGAGCCAGCTGCTGCTATTAAATCCTAGATATTAAGTTCAGTGGGAGTTTTTAACTTTGTTACCTCAAGGCTAAAAATCTGCTTTAGACACGACCTTGTCTGTGTATATTgcgtatacagtatattatatcTATGTCCAACTAATTTACAATAGCATATACATGCATCTGCTGTTGTATTACATACATGTTGCAACATGCATCATTCTATTAAAATTCATTCATCAAATCATGATTAAAAGTTTTaatggttatgtttaggcactcACATTAAATGGTTACGGTTTGTGGTCTATATGGTGAAAAAAgtctaaattattttattaacattGAACTGAAAGTACAACTTTTACTAGCCTTAGCTGAGGTGCTTTTGTTGCTTAAACCTAATCACATGTCAGATCTGATTTGAACTCCTGTCTGCAGTATCAAAGGCTCCAGAGGTctagtttggtttggtttattgACAACATTCTTGTGTATAATAATAACATAGAACATATCAGACTGTCTGCGAtaaaattatttcttttgtttgcccTGCCGTTTTCACAGACTCACCAACCTTCATCAGGACAGAGGCAAACATTTATGTTTGgtcaaaaaataatgaaagctAAATGGACGTAATAGGAAATTGTAATAATGTGTATGACAAAGTATAATGCATGGATTTTATTGGCTGATTTCACTGAATTTACTTTCACCAAACTAGAAGCCTGTGATTCAAAAAGAGACTTATTTTTGTTCAGATTAGTGGTTATGTGACTTTTTACAATCAGCAGCATAGGTCATTGACTGACTTTTGGTTTGTGCTGGACTGTCAAAGGTAGTGCTGAACATCAAACTAAACAGCGACTAAAAGCCTGTAAATTCTTACACAACGTGAGTGAAGCTGTTTAAGAGGCGACCTTTGTAACAACAACACATGGCGACATTTTTATAATCACTGAATTACTGTTTTCATTCCAGGAAATGAGATGAAACATTGACCAACCATCTGTCAAATGCTCGATCAGCAATTTGCTTACACACAGAACACATGGAAAATACATTAGGAACATATAAACACCAGCATGTTTACTGATTATCCATTTacaaacacatataaatatatactcatacaatacacacaaaacatgttcTACACTCTGCTAAAACATAGAGGCATTATGGTAAGAGATACAAGTGtaaacatattaaaaacacaaataaacactgtaCTTTGATCTAAttataacacacaaacataattaAGACACAACTAAgtaacacaaatatacacagacATGCATTTCCTCGCTCTCACACAGTTTTCTCCTCGTTGTTTGACCTTTTATCTCCTCTCTGCGTGTTTCCCAGGAGCACCCAGAACACTGAGTGACACCGTATCCCGTTTCCATGGAGACGGGGTTCGCTACAAAGCCAAGCTGATCGGCGTGGACCCGGTACCTGACGCCCAGGGAGAAAAGATGTGCTGGGACTCCATGATGAAACTGAAGGTAGTCTGCCCCCAAActcacctctgtctcctcttaATCAAACCTgcctaagtgtgtgtgagatgacaGTCAGTCATTTtatcagaaagaaaaatgaaaagtaaacatTTCATGTCTAAAATCATAGGACGAGTGAGTGATTCAGGGGTCATCAGGGACATCTTCTATCTCACATCACTGGCAGTTTCTAAACTTATACAGGCTTAATTTGACCAATCAGTCTATAATGCTATTCCATAAAGCTGGAGGATACAGTTCTTACAAAAAGAATGCACCATACTAGGAATAGATTTGATGTGGCCTTCTAGACACTGATCAGCAGAGCAAGAGATCCGCATAGGAGCAGCTTTAAATCAATCATGTGAATGCCCTGGAGCTGCCAGATCCCCAATCAGATCAAGAATTTGTGGCTGAAGCTACAAGACATAGAgtttacagccatgctagcagtgcTGTGAGGCTGTACGAAGGCACAACAGTGGTTTGAGCTAAAGGCTAACATCACCTGCCAACGTGCTCACCATAGATACAGAAACATAGATGCTGAGTTCCATCATGTGATGTTTGTCTGCGCAGCCGCCTCAAAATCGACTCTAACTCATTTACTTCAGTTGCTTCACTTGCTCATCTCTATGTCAAAACATAAACCCTCTGTATAGCTCCAGCCtccatatcatatcatatcatatcatatcatatcatatcatatcatatcatatcatatcatatcatatcatatcatatcatatcatatcatatcatatcatatcatatcatatcatatcatatcattgTACTGTATAAccattatatttgtttatttatttctgcttatgatgagcatgttagcattgtcgaTGTGAGCACCACAGATGTAGAAATGTAGATACctcattggctgctgctgtatgtCACCAGCGTCTACATTGGGTGCCATATTGGGTGGGTGAAGATCTGCTGGGAAACTGCACGGAGAGACGAAGCCTTCATTACAAAATTGAGTCTAACTCACTTAATTCTGTAATGATTTTCATGAATTTTGAACATGAAACTTGTTTTATATTGcagtacaatataatacaacacAGTATGACAATGTATCCGATAGATATTTCAATAGAAGTCAAAAATATGATGTGATGTTGGCACAAGATACATCAGGAAATCATTAATATCAgaagggttcatcctctggcgACCGCAAATGTCTGTAAGACATTTCATCTTAATCCGTCCAGTAATTGTTGAGGTATTTTATCATAAATTATTTTGgcttttcactttcatttgacAATCAGCTCAGAGAAGCAGGAAACACAGATCCCCTGCCGTGGCATGCACCTTATCATCAGGATATAGGATACAGTATATTTCATGCTGCTCCCCATGCAAGCTTAAAAAAAGGTATGTTTCAAAAAAGCCACATTAAATCTGTTTTGATTCACTGTAgatgataaaacatgaaaacgtcTACAGGAGATTTTAAGTATGTATAACCTATGCATATACTATGGCAAATGAACTGGTTTTCTTGGATTGAAAGGGAGTTATGGGAAAATTGGAAAAGTGGAAAAGGGGCTTCAGACATGTTCGACATCCTGCTCACCTCTGACATGTCAATGACTTCAGGCCCTTTAATCTCATAGGATTTTGGACAATCCAATGGGAGTGAAGgttatgtaagaaaaaaataagaaaaataaacaagcaaGCATCTTCCAAAGGGGCTGAACACTTCATAGAGAGAACTGGAGGTGAATCAGTGTCATCACAAAAGTTAGCCACATATAtactatacatatatacattattttatattaatattttattgaatttatatATAGACAAGTACAAAAGTATTGCCGTCACATTAAAGCAACTATGTGTagaatttgaaaatgtcttATTGTATCATAAAGGACACTGTGTCTAAATGTTACGCTATAATATTCTATGAGGAGCTTTGAAGCAACAATCTTTGTCTTTGGCAGCATCTATGGTGATATATGATTGCAGGTATGAATTTGGATGACACTCTAAGAGAGATCCAAACAGTGTCCTCGCTGACAGTTTTGATTGTCTTCATCTGAACGTcaaatttgtttctttttttgggaTTTACAGTTATTTATTAAGTTTCATCGTCCGTAGTCATCGATCTTTTCTTCGTTTATTCAGCTATACTATCTGTTTACTTGTAAAGCAAGCAGAGACCAAAGAAAATGGTAAACTACTTCTGCCCACCCTCTCTAGCGGCAAAGCAAAGGCTTCCATCAGTGGGCCATGGGCTCAGTAACCACTGTGTTAACTTATTTTGCAATAGTGATTTAACAGATGTTTGTTTAGCTGAAAATTCACAAGATTACAACTTCAAATAGTAAGGCTATCACTTCTactgtcaccacacacacaccactccaGCTTCACAAATGTTATAAGTGAAGTAAGTGAAAGTGACTGTACACACAGTGGCTTTAATATAAATCATCAGTGTAAACATTAGTTTCACTTTTGCCCCACCACTCAGCTCCTCTGACTGTGCTCCTACTTTTAACcactccattttttttaatccatctgTTTTAGGGCTTTGAGGTAGCAGCAAGGAAACAGGggaaacacaagcagagagTTTGGTTCAGAGTTTCCTCCAGCGGCCTGAAAATCGTGGATGAAAGGACCGGGGTGAGTTTCTCTCCCCGAGATTgctctgtcctcagtgtgtTGTCCTGTAGCTGTAGCGCCCCTCTCAGGTTAATGAAAAGGTATCTTTCCCTTGTGTGCAACCACAACAACCATTGTGGGTCCTAGTAAAAATACTAACagtttcctgcttcctgcttcacCACACTAATCCCAGATAATATCTGCataatttttctttctttctccaaaaTTGGACAATTCTCAGGATTCCTTTGGGATACATAGCTGAGTATTTATACAACTGACAAGGATCAGTTTTCCAGTATTTTGCTTTCCAGTTTCTTGACAAAAGAGAGAGTCTCATGGGCCAGTTTAGTCCACTACAGATTATTGTGAAATGATGTTACCTCAGTTAGAAGTCAAGATCTCTATCTTCTCCCCCTGAAAAGCATAAACTTTAGCATTTAACACATTCCAACACAACAGCtagagaaaagaaacaatttgAGATGGGAAACCAGACAAAACTATTTAAATGTGGTGACATGAATGGTTataattaactttttttctCGCATTAATGGTAGTTTTCTGTTCCGacatcagtttttatttattgctcAATGGTAGTGTTGCGGTGAAACATGTTGTAACATAAATAAAAGCTCAAATTCTCtatattgtctgtttttaagggTGTACTTTATGACCACGGCAGGAGCAGGATCAGCTCTTTGACGAAGGATGCGTCTGACCCCAGAGCTCTGTCCTATGTCTACCAAGACCAAAACACCTACAGCCTCTTCTATATCAAGATGGCCAACTTGGTAACAACACCCAGTACTAAATCGGATACAGGATCTCTTAATAACACGGAAATAACTGCTGGTTTTACCTTTCTTACTGCAGCTACACAAGGCATAATTTGACTACAGTGACCCCACATTAACATTAGCtacatatataataatattgattGGGGCGTGTCAATGGATTTTATTGTAGGAAGTGCAGTGAACGGACATAAGTGTGCCGAAAGCAGGATGGCAATAAGGGCGAGTATGTTTGTGGTCTGCAAAGAGAAATCTCAATATACAAGGATACAAGTATATTACAAggatatatatatgcacatacatgcatatacatatTATGTACACTCTCAGGGACTAATTCAGTAGTGCATGTTTTGAAATTGTGTCTGGATTAATGtatacagcagcaacaggaccGTGGTAAAAACATGGTcttcatttttacataaaaaattcGGCATCTGGGAAACATTGTCCATCATCTTTGATGCGTTTGAACACCAAACATCATAGATATAAACATAGAGTCCATCTTCGCCTGCCAAATGGGAATTAACATGACATTCAAAGCAATAAAGCTATTTACTGAATCCCTTTACGTCAGAGACAGTCCTATAATTGGCTTCAAAGATACCCATACAATTACAGGCAAAAAACACTGTGGCACATTACTGTCAATTACATTATGGTTGTGTATGAATGTTACATTACATAACTGACAAATTATGGCCAAAGTTGAAGGGCCACATGACAAAATCATTCAGCAACCTGCAAAAACCAACATTAATGAAAGTTTAGTCGCTGGATGAAAAtttgagagaaaacaaaaacatttttctctgtcttccccaCAAACACTGCCCATAGAGCTGACTGTGAGCAGGACACCACCACATTTATTGGGTTCTTTATTGTTATTTGGCGATGCAATAATCATCATGACCACACAGCAATCAATCAGgaacacaaataaacagcttttgactttttgtcacaaacccaaaatatagaaaatgatttaaaaaaaaaaaaggggaggcCAGAATGGAAACCATATTGGataaaaacatgcaggtttTCCATGAGAGCTGAATTTaagtttctctgttttctggcCTAAAGATTGTTAAAGGGAAAAAGGGGTGTTTTCCATTTGAGCAGAAAGACCTGTCTTCCCCTCAGGTCTTTCCCCCATTGTGCCTTGAAAGGAGTTGATGGGTTCAGGAGGTTGTTAATGTTTCTGTATATAATTGAGATTACATCCTTACAAACCTTTGTAAAGCTCAAGATATCCCCTAAAGAGGTTCCTGTGGGCATGTTAGGGaaatctgagtgtgtttttctgagcaCCATTTTTGTGCGTTGTACCACACTGCAGTGAACGTGGCTTGTACGCAGTGTGACGTTTTATCTGTGTTCACCAGGCAGATCCGGTCCTGGCCGACATCAGGGAGGTTTGTCAGGCTGTGGACCAAGAGATGGCAGAGGGACCTGCAGAGGCACTAACACAAGTCAGAGAAAATCTTTACgagtttatgtttatgtgtgttagATGTTAATCAGTgatagttttgtgtgtgtgtttagttttttgTGTTCAGTTGTGTTCCTTTGTTTTTCAGACCAGTTCCTTGCTACTACTGAATGACAGCTCAGCACCTCCAGATGAGGTAAATAAAAGATtaatctctctatctctttgtctattttttttccccaaaggaTGGAGGTCACATGTTAAGACAAAACTCTTCAGTATTGAACGTTGAATGTACCCTTATTTTCAGGGACCAGCTCTTGAGGAGGTGTTCAGTCCACGACCAGATTCTTCGTCAGGACAGAACCAggtaaattaaacaaaacacgAGAT
Encoded here:
- the LOC139202835 gene encoding disabled homolog 2-like: MMETEQMAGTGSCPAPGQTPVRTWLSSSTRGAPRTLSDTVSRFHGDGVRYKAKLIGVDPVPDAQGEKMCWDSMMKLKGFEVAARKQGKHKQRVWFRVSSSGLKIVDERTGGVLYDHGRSRISSLTKDASDPRALSYVYQDQNTYSLFYIKMANLADPVLADIREVCQAVDQEMAEGPAEALTQTSSLLLLNDSSAPPDEGPALEEVFSPRPDSSSGQNQTSSTNELMEVFSVQMEEPLNPSQSPCTSYQPESPQLALSTSQILSMFPTQPVGGSPYSSPLYSPTNMPWGQQGPLGNQWPGQAVAPWPTMPGSVAAAWAPAGIAVPPAGGHIQAPASQQGGVRMGGNIPASPTAVSRYPNPLNSSHVPAGATGPQQPVDHNLLL